One window of the Micromonas commoda chromosome 9, complete sequence genome contains the following:
- a CDS encoding predicted protein, with amino-acid sequence MVGFGKRMADTQVPEWSTEYVPYKAMKKHLKRLVKRMTAEEQQMTERENIASSGDGTRQQLLDGDGTADAGVRPQLKREVKHDREGLITVRTTGDVIDNQATVNRHRRQPSSETNELSIATTVVAPKEKNVLALDEEVQFFHLLDEALRRVVAFYSDRLDHIRCETQRERSQLNHLMSEAQRVVRMPKREPKKGDLVDIMHDIGSSFGSSSKKRSTEPRTFAQEKARDSARMLRKAVSESYRAVNMLESFVSLNMEAFRKICKKHDKVTGWQTQDTYMRGLRELRVFHDDEVQSLRSALEDAYLKIEEVLCMLEPDRWNRVVRGVKTRSKSSKQSGPLGFYEVRKRRNELLAKLREETRETGTSFVAHGRTSGPRFTAGLALGAAGALFAMLITRVIEKCANGRMDTVECNAVAAVAPAIRAPLLIALHVALYGSAVQAWVDTRVNAPFIMQAKRGTELTSTGAVLAGALIASTWLIISLVLVARAENNAKSAINGSGSVWTIRLYHLDDVFAAALGAMVLMLLFFLAPWPKWLLRGPFKKTAVRLQHPPNSTRRFFLTALSRAIQAPFRRVRMMDFFLADQLVSQTTAMRDFVAVLFLAFGSLLRSAVKYAPVVALWPSWCRLTQVLRRYRDDGMPVHLVNGGKYFSGLLAIAIGLILRYEEAGDNKIGGAIFSNPSALRVWYNVASYVAILYGSAWDFFQDWSVVKVKLVSKDWHETASKKMFGFCMSTNCGFTFSLFERRLMVKRRWIYHVAIGGNALLRNVWIIASIPTIGSAETIGHEIWLTVWATLEVIRRSAWNYFRVENEHTTNCGMFRATLEVPMPYAEGELTDDEDDEDDDKSVRSSDDAQAESDHSDTDEDIDHIRDNLSVSDNGQSVDDANPPCGDEPLSRRNSIELTSMSRPVISTDIDLPTESFDSPSGGVTPRRISVNTSGPLTPQKSLGLEAIARLTSGMPVGDESPPGSPSSVRRSFDAEFRAAPSPKKKA; translated from the coding sequence ATGGTCGGGTTCGGGAAGCGCATGGCGGATACCCAGGTTCCAGAGTGGAGCACCGAGTACGTGCCCTACAAGGCCATGAAGAAGCATCTCAAACGCCTCGTGAAACGGATGACCGCTGAGGAGCAGCAGATGACCGAGCGGGAGAACATCGCGTCGTCAGGTGACGGCACCCGACAGCAACTgctcgacggggacgggacggcggacgccggcgtgcGGCCGCAGCTGAAGCGTGAGGTCAAGCACGACCGCGAAGGGCTCATTACAGTGCGAACAACAGGGGACGTGATCGACAATCAAGCAACGGTCAATCGACACAGGCGCCAACCGTCGTCGGAGACCAATGAGTTGAGCATCGCCACGACTGTGGTCGCCCCGAAGGAAAAGAACGTCCTCGCGttggacgaggaggtgcaATTCTTCCATCTGCTCGACGAAGCGCTCCGGCGTGTGGTGGCTTTTTACAGCGACCGACTGGATCACATCCGTTGTGAAACGCAACGCGAGCGCTCGCAGCTGAACCATCTGATGTCGGAGGCGCAGCGGGTGGTGCGTATGCCCAAGCGTGAGCCCAAGAAgggcgacctcgtcgacaTCATGCACGACATCGGGTCGTCGTTCGGATCCAGCTCGAAGAAGCGGTCGACAGAACCTCGAACCTTCGCGCAGGAGAAGGCGAGGGATAGCGCACGCATGCTTCGCAAGGCAGTTTCGGAGTCCTATCGCGCCGTCAACATGCTCGAGTCGTTTGTGTCACTGAACATGGAGGCGTTTCGCAAGATCTGCAAGAAGCACGACAAGGTCACCGGTTGGCAGACGCAGGACACGTACATGCGAGGTCTCCGAGAGCTTCGCGTGTTCCACGACGATGAGGTTCAGTCCTTGCGATCTGCACTCGAGGACGCGTACCTGAAGATTGAGGAGGTGCTGTGCATGCTCGAGCCCGACAGGTGGAACCGGGTGGTGCGAGGCGTCAAGACCCGGAGCAAATCGTCAAAGCAGTCCGGTCCGCTGGGCTTTTACGAGGTTCGCAAGAGGCGAAATGAGTTACTCGCTAAGCTCAGAGAGGAAACCAGAGAGACCGGTACTTCTTTCGTCGCGCACGGGCGCACGTCAGGACCAAGGTTTACCGCGGGATTGGCACTTGGAGCTGCTGGGGCTCTGTTTGCAATGTTGATCACTCGCGTCATTGAGAAGTGCGCAAACGGGAGGATGGATACCGTGGAGTGCAACGCTGTTGCCGCGGTGGCACCCGCGATCAGAGCGCCACTTCTTATCGCTCTTCACGTGGCGCTGTACGGTTCGGCCGTGCAGGCGTGGGTTGATACTAGGGTCAATGCACCCTTCATCATGCAGGCCAAGCGAGGCACTGAGCTGACCTCCACGGGGGCAGTTCTGGCTGGTGCCCTCATCGCGTCCACGTGGCTCATAATCTCGCTCGTGCTGGTCGCCAGGGCCGAGAATAACGCCAAGAGTGCTATCAACGGGTCTGGATCCGTCTGGACCATCCGTTTGTACCATCTCGACGATGTGTTCGCAGCGGCTCTGGGAGCAATGGTGCTCATGCTGCTATTTTTCCTTGCGCCTTGGCCCAAGTGGTTGCTGAGGGGTCCATTCAAGAAGACAGCAGTGAGACTACAGCACCCGCCGAATTCCACCAGACGATTCTTTCTCACTGCTCTATCACGAGCCATTCAGGCGCCGTTTCGACGCGTGCGCATGATGGATTTCTTCCTCGCTGATCAGCTCGTGTCCCAAACCACCGCCATGCGAGATTTTGTCGCCGTGCTCTTCCTTGCGTTTGGATCGCTGCTGAGGAGCGCGGTTAAGTACGCTCCAGTGGTGGCGCTTTGGCCGTCGTGGTGCCGTCTGACCCAGGTTCTTAGGCGTTATAGGGATGACGGGATGCCAGTGCACTTGGTGAATGGTGGCAAGTACTTTAGCGGGTTGCTCGCCATAGCTATTGGTCTGATACTTCGCTATGAGGAAGCCGGCGACAATAAAATTGGTGGCGCAATCTTCTCAAACCCCTCGGCGTTGCGGGTGTGGTATAACGTCGCTAGCTATGTGGCGATACTCTACGGCTCGGCATGGGACTTTTTCCAGGACTGGTCTGTGGTGAAAGTTAAACTGGTGTCCAAGGATTGGCACGAAACAGCGAGCAAGAAGATGTTTGGGTTCTGCATGTCCACCAACTGCGGATTCACTTTTAGTCTCTTTGAACGCAGACTAATGGTCAAGCGCAGATGGATCTACCACGTCGCAATCGGGGGAAACGCACTGCTGAGAAACGTGTGGATAATCGCGTCCATCCCCACGATTGGCAGCGCTGAGACGATAGGCCACGAGATTTGGCTCACGGTCTGGGCTACATTGGAGGTTATCCGACGGTCTGCTTGGAACTACTTTCGAGTGGAGAATGAACATACCACCAACTGTGGTATGTTCCGTGCAACCCTGGAGGTGCCCATGCCATATGCCGAGGGCGAGCTTACGGatgacgaggatgacgaggatgacgataAGTCTGTGAGGAGCAGCGACGATGCGCAGGCGGAATCTGATCACAGTGACACTGACGAGGATATTGATCACATACGTGATAATCTCTCGGTGAGCGATAACGGGCagagcgtcgacgacgcaAATCCACCCTGCGGAGATGAGCCGCTGTCTAGGCGCAACTCAATCGAGCTGACATCAATGTCGAGGCCCGTCATTTCCACGGATATTGATCTGCCGACTGAATCTTTTGATTCTCCATCGGGTGGCGTCACGCCAAGGAGAATCTCGGTGAACACGTCCGGGCCTCTAACGCCACAGAAAAGCCTCGGACTCGAGGCAATCGCGCGACTCACTTCGGGGATGCCTGTCGGTGATGAATCACCGCCGGGTTCTCCCTCGTCGGTGAGAAGGTCGTTTGACGCCGAATTTAGGgctgcgccatcgccgaAAAAAAAGGCTTGA
- a CDS encoding predicted protein: KQQERAKQRAVADYKRAQAAQQRCPFCLDNPNKPRHLHVAYGNLAYLMLPMAGRLVPGHCIIAPVNHCASSRAADEDVWEEMRNFKKCLVKMFAAKNQECCFIETVVKLGGGGLGAVGAALSKHTIIECIPLPDDVAERAPMYFKKAIDEAESEWSTHDSKKCISTAPPKGLRGAVPPNFPYFHVEFNMKGGFVHVIDDDDKWRVDFGRDVLIGLLDLPENTTQAKKRPLPPAVLKREMDQFLDMWDPHDWTK, encoded by the coding sequence AAGCAGCAGGAACGCGCCAAGCAACGCGCGGTGGCTGACTACAagcgcgcgcaggcggcgcagcAGAGGTGCCCGTTTTGCCTGGACAACCCCAACAAGCCGAGGCATCTGCACGTCGCGTACGGCAACCTCGCCTACCTCATGCTGCCGATGGCGGGGCGGCTGGTGCCCGGTCACTGCatcatcgcgcccgtcaaCCACtgcgcgtcgtccagggctgcggacgaggacgtgtGGGAGGAGATGCGGAACTTTAAGAAGTGCCTCGTGAAGATGTTTGCTGCGAAGAACCAGGAGTGCTGCTTCATCGAGACGGTCGtgaagctcggcggcggcgggttgggTGCCGTGGGAGCCGCACTCAGCAAGCACACCATCATCGAATGCATACCCCTCCCGGATGatgtcgccgagcgcgcgcccaTGTACTTCAAGAAGGCGATCGACGAGGCAGAGTCAGAGTGGAGCACGCACGACAGCAAGAAGTGCATCTCGACGGCGCCTCCCAAGGGTCTGCGAGGCGCCGTGCCGCCAAACTTCCCTTACTTTCACGTTGAGTTCAACATGAAAGGAGGTTTCGTGCACGTCATAGACGATGATGATAAGTGGAGGGTGGACTTTGGGCGGGACGTGCTCATCGGCTTACTCGACCTGCCTGAGAACACCACGCAAGCGAAGAAGCGACCGCTACCCCCGGCGGTGCTCAAACGGGAGATGGATCAGTTCCTGGACATGTGGGACCCGCACGATTGGACCAAG
- a CDS encoding predicted protein (Encodes a protein with two ERF domains) encodes MAPNDVDDDDDKPLTEILRGAAGDVNPSGGAGPLAVIGNDGGAGAGTYSRGTKRRVGKSGYRGVALHNKSGRYRARITSTAGDGRQRALGYFETKELAALAWDKAAREIGFAPELLNFPDKEEEAKAEARINGIEELKDLHGGATLATLALGSTEDSTANAQAIPGAPVEEEARALIVHKDVTWSHKVSTADKVSTGDSNQTAHDANQAAHDADLEGKEPKMKGVRRKGQSIYEARIKMRGEDKRTCLGRFKTLAEAADAYDAKAREAGYCVNVCKHFGDHVDSKTLDDIGSPTGTKGIRAISSERAQNMDRGVIPDDLQAYFDREEAIDPRSAKEKRVAENGGDLFGAFLLDKPGIYKFLGVFKMEAHCVAALKNTIPEWKLKNQERERNGRGAKARKKREQEELLKLEAPPAGQATQAEAVTAALPAPTAINGSLQDTTPWQTTGVL; translated from the coding sequence ATGGCGCCCAACGAtgttgacgacgacgacgacaagccGCTCACGGAGATACTcaggggcgccgcgggcgacgtgaACCCGTCGGGTGGCGCGGGACCCCTTGCTGTGATCGGGAATGATGgaggagcgggcgcgggaacTTACTCTCGGGGCACAAAGCGCCGGGTGGGCAAATCCGGTTACAGGGGCGTGGCGCTGCACAACAAGAGCGGAAGGTACCGGGCCAGGAtcacgtccaccgccggcgacggcaggCAGCGCGCGCTTGGCTACTTCGAGACCAAGGAACTGGCTGCACTAGCGTGGGACAAAGCCGCTCGCGAGATTGGATTCGCCCCCGAGTTGTTGAACTTCCCggacaaggaggaggaggctaaggcggaggcgcggatcAACGGTATCGAGGAGTTAAAAGACCTTCATGGTGGCGCCACGCTCGCAACTCTTGCCCTGGGTTCCACAGAAGATTCTACGGCGAATGCCCAGGCGATCCCCGGCGCTCCCGTTGAGGAAGAGGCGCGCGCCTTAATTGTCCACAAGGATGTCACATGGAGTCACAAGGTGTCCACGGCAGACAAGGTGTCCACGGGAGACTCGAATCAAACGGCCCACGACGCGAATCAAGCGGCCCACGACGCGGACCTAGAGGGGAAGGAGCCAAAGATGAAGGGTGTGCGTCGCAAGGGCCAAAGCATCTACGAGGCGCGCATCAAaatgcgcggcgaggacaaGCGAACGTGCCTGGGCAGGTTTAAGACCTTGGCGGAGGCTGCTGATGCGTATGACGCaaaggcgagggaggcgggcTACTGCGTCAACGTCTGCAAGCACTTCGGAGACCACGTGGATAGCAAGACCCTGGACGATATCGGGTCACCCACAGGCACCAAGGGGATTCGGGCCATCTCCAGCGAGCGGGCTCAAAATATGGACCGCGGCGTGATCCCGGATGATCTTCAGGCGTACTTTGACAGAGAGGAGGCAATCGACCCGAGGTCTGCGAAGGAGAAGCGAGTTGCGGAGAATGGCGGTGACCTGTTCGGGGCGTTTCTGCTGGACAAGCCGGGAATCTACAAGTTTCTGGGGGTGTTCAAAATGGAGGCGCACTGCGTCGCTGCGTTGAAGAACACGATTCCGGAGTGGAAGCTTAAGAACCAGGAGAGGGAGAGAAATGGTAGGGGCGCCAAGGCTCGCAAGAAGCGGGAGCAGGAGGAATTACTGAAGCTCGAGGCTCCTCCTGCGGGGCAAGCGACCCAGGCGGAGGCAGTTACGGCGGCCcttcccgcgccgacggccatCAACGGAAGCTTGCAAGATACCACGCCATGGCAGACAACCGGCGTGTTGTGA